The nucleotide sequence CGGTGACACCGGCGGCGTGATCGCCGCGCCAATCTTCAAGGGCATTGCCGACGCCAGCCTGCGGCAGATGGGCGTGACGCCCAACATCAATCCGGCCCCGCCCGTCCTGATCGCGCGCCGCGACCAGAACCCGGTGACGACGGCGGCGGCGTCATCGGCGCCCGCGATCGTGACGATGACCGCGAACATGACCGACGGCGGGGGGCTGCCCGACCTTCGCGGCTTGAGCGCGCGCGACGCGTTGCGCGAGCTGGCGCGCCTCGGCCTCACCGCCCGGATGCAGGGCGCCGGCGTCGTCGTCGATCAGACGCCCGCTCCCGGCTCGATGATCGAGCCCGGCGCGTCGTGCATGCTGGTCCTCAATCGGCGCCCGGCGCCGCGGCCGGCCGGCGCCCTTGGAGACCAGCGGTGATCCTCGGTGATGTGACCGACACCCTGCGGGAACTGGTGGTGGCGCCACCCCCGGCGGGGATGCCACGTGGCGCTTCGACCAGCTCAGGGTCACCGCGAGCGGAGTCGAGTGGTGATCGGCAGCTCACCGCGATTGCCTACGATTCCCGCCGCGTCGTGCCGGCCGCCTTGTTCGTGGCCCTCAAGGGGCTCAAGGCCGACGGCGTCGAGTTCACCGAGCAGGCAATTGCCCGCGGCGCGCAAGCGGTGGTGTCGGAATCGCCGGCCCCCGCCGGTGTCGCCGTGCCGTGGATTGCCGTTCGCGACGCGCGGCTCGCGCTCGCCCTGCTCGCCGATCGGTTCTTCGACCACCCGAGCGGGCGGATGCCGGTGATCGGCGTCACCGGCACCAACGGCAAGACCACGACGGCCTACCTGCTGGCCGCCATGCTCGACGAGGCCGGGCTCCGCGCCGGCATGCTCGGCACGGTCGCCTATCGCGTCGGCGGCGAGGATCGCGAGGCGTCGCGCACCACGCCGGAGGCGCCGGACCTGCAGCAGTTACTGAGCGACATGCTGCGCCAGGGCAACCGCTCCGCGGTCATGGAAGTGTCGTCGCACGCGCTGTCGCTGAAGCGGGTCGACGGCATGCACTTCGCCGCCGCGGTGTTCAGCAACCTCACCCGCGACCACCTCGACTTCCACGAGGACATGGAGGCCTACTTCGCCGCCAAGCGCCGTCTGTTCGAGATGCTGCCTCGCGACGCGCCGGGCGTCATCAACCTCGACGACCCGAGGGGCGCGGGCCTGGTCGAGATCTGCGGCCGGCCGGTCACCTACGCCATCAACGCGGCGGCGGACCTACGGCCCGGCGCGGTGGAGATGACGTTGACCGGCTTGCGTTTCGAGATCACGACGCCGAAGGGCACCGTTCACATCCAATCGAAGCTCGTCGGCCGCCCGAATGTTTACAACATCCTCGCGGCCACAGCGGCCGCGATCTCGCTCGACGTGCCGATTGCGGCCATCGAGCGCGGCGTGGCCGGTCTGGCCGGGGTGCCCGGGCGCTTCGAGGTGGTCTCCGGCGCCGACGATGACGTCACCGCAATCGTGGACTACGCGCATACCGATGACGCCCTCCGCAACCTGCTCGAGACGGCGCGTCCGCTGGGCGCGCGGCGGCTGGTGACGGTGTTCGGGTGCGGCGGCGATCGCGATCGTTC is from Vicinamibacterales bacterium and encodes:
- a CDS encoding UDP-N-acetylmuramoyl-L-alanyl-D-glutamate--2,6-diaminopimelate ligase, which translates into the protein MILGDVTDTLRELVVAPPPAGMPRGASTSSGSPRAESSGDRQLTAIAYDSRRVVPAALFVALKGLKADGVEFTEQAIARGAQAVVSESPAPAGVAVPWIAVRDARLALALLADRFFDHPSGRMPVIGVTGTNGKTTTAYLLAAMLDEAGLRAGMLGTVAYRVGGEDREASRTTPEAPDLQQLLSDMLRQGNRSAVMEVSSHALSLKRVDGMHFAAAVFSNLTRDHLDFHEDMEAYFAAKRRLFEMLPRDAPGVINLDDPRGAGLVEICGRPVTYAINAAADLRPGAVEMTLTGLRFEITTPKGTVHIQSKLVGRPNVYNILAATAAAISLDVPIAAIERGVAGLAGVPGRFEVVSGADDDVTAIVDYAHTDDALRNLLETARPLGARRLVTVFGCGGDRDRSKRPLMGMVAARLSDVVVITSDNPRTEDPKRIIEEIERGIPAGSQSSPRTPVVVSVVDRAEAIQRALAMAEPGDVVLIAGKGHEKYQQIGDRVLPFDDGEVARAGLAKRRGAGAKGS